Proteins co-encoded in one Sorghum bicolor cultivar BTx623 unplaced genomic scaffold, Sorghum_bicolor_NCBIv3 super_16, whole genome shotgun sequence genomic window:
- the LOC110431487 gene encoding uncharacterized protein LOC110431487 encodes MELKNYATGLGWDAAKGTVDCPKEWWDEHLARCNNREKGLKCNHVRFRKQGPKYLDDLDLIFGKVHVTGATAAGPGDISSDESDEDVAEVPKPPPKDDVKLADLKKKGKKKRKSSCTVAETKEEKSPFYRMYKNTCLKIESAADRISSVSATSASPTNVVPTIGEAMKLVEECGVEEGTPLMHTATMLIMKPEFREVFSHLKTNKGRLDVLEREHEKEMRR; translated from the exons ATGGAGTTAAAGAATTATGCTACTGGACTTGGATGGGATGCAGCAAAGGGGACTGTTGATTGCCCCAAGGAATGGTGGGATGAACACCTTGCT AGGTGTAATAATCGTGAAAAAGGCCTTAAATGTAACCATGTGAGGTTCAGAAAACAAGGACCGAAGTACCTTGATGATCTTGATCTGATTTTCGGCAAGGTACATGTGACTGGGGCCACTGCAGCTGGTCCTGGTGATATATCTTCTGATGAGAGTGATGAGGACGTGGCCGAGGTGCCAAAACCTCCACCTAAGGATGATGTGAAGCTGGCTGATTTGAAgaaaaaagggaaaaagaaaCGCAAGAGCTCCTGTACTGTTGCTGAAACCAAAGAAGAGAAGAGTCCATTTTATCGAATGTACAAAAACACATGTTTGAAAATAGAAAGTGCAGCAGATAGGATCTCAAGTGTATCTGCCACCTCAGCTTCTCCCACTAATGTTGTCCCCACCATTGGAGAGGCTATGAAGCTGGTTGAAGAGTGTGGGGTGGAAGAAGGAACTCCTCTAATGCATACTGCCACCATGTTGATTATGAAGCCTGAATTTAGAGAGGTCTTCAGCCATCTGAAAACAAATAAAGGAAGGCTGGATGTCCTTGAGAGGGAGCATGAAAAGGAGATGAGGCGCTAG